The following are encoded in a window of Flavobacterium sp. WC2421 genomic DNA:
- a CDS encoding DedA family protein has product MNSFDWKNLIDPLFYIHFDVNGIKLGIYIVLFIVFAETGLFAGFFLPGDSLLFLAGIYNRELIENILFIDSDFINVVLLSTMVGFAGILGNIVGYWFGSKSGYYLYNKKDTFWFKKKYLVQSKDFFERHGGRAIIFARFLPIFRTFAPIVAGIVTMDKKKFMFYNVVSSFLWSFILIFAGHYLYGFLLDNYQINLKEHIELIVIGLVVITLSPVLIKLARKHPVSEE; this is encoded by the coding sequence ATGAATAGCTTTGATTGGAAGAATTTGATAGACCCACTTTTTTATATTCATTTTGATGTGAATGGAATAAAATTAGGGATATACATCGTATTGTTTATTGTTTTTGCCGAGACAGGATTGTTTGCTGGTTTCTTTTTACCTGGAGATAGTTTGCTATTTCTTGCTGGAATTTACAATCGTGAATTGATTGAAAATATATTGTTTATAGATAGTGATTTTATAAATGTTGTTCTCTTGTCGACAATGGTTGGGTTTGCAGGTATTTTAGGTAATATTGTCGGCTATTGGTTTGGATCAAAAAGCGGATACTATCTCTATAATAAAAAAGATACTTTTTGGTTTAAGAAAAAATACCTTGTTCAATCTAAAGATTTTTTTGAAAGGCATGGAGGTAGAGCAATTATTTTCGCTAGGTTTTTGCCAATATTTAGAACTTTCGCTCCTATTGTTGCTGGAATTGTGACTATGGATAAAAAGAAATTTATGTTTTATAATGTGGTTAGTTCTTTTCTATGGTCATTTATATTGATTTTCGCAGGACATTATTTATATGGATTTTTACTAGATAATTATCAAATAAATTTGAAAGAACATATTGAGTTAATCGTTATTGGTTTGGTAGTAATTACTTTATCGCCAGTACTAATCAAGTTAGCTAGAAAGCATCCAGTTTCAGAGGAATAA
- a CDS encoding MBL fold metallo-hydrolase yields MKIKFIGGAGTVTGSKTLVESNGVRILIDCGLFQGIKPLRELNWNPLPVLPSTIDFVLLTHGHLDHCGWLPVLVEQGFKGKIYCSSPTKDIAKLILLDSGKIQEEEAYKANKEKYSKHEVAKPLYTAAQAEKVFPFFRVVNVKETVPLDAEISAVFTNAGHIIGACSVELSLEGKVLVFSGDVGRDNDVLMFPPTRPTKGDYIFLESTYGNRLHPETDAKLELETYINSTFKNGGTVIIPSFAVERAQSIMYLLWKLKTDKKIPDIEYIIDSPMGVSAFDVFFNNLKWHKLSIDDCVAMSKMFTMITDYKDTIEAIYNKKPKVVIAASGMVTGGRVLSYLTNYIGLPETTIIIVGYQAEGTRGRKLLEGAKEVKIYGKYYPVLAKILDIEGLSAHGDQKDLLNWLSALENKPKKVFLVHGENIPADELRIKINEHYGFDCVIPLMGQEFDL; encoded by the coding sequence ATGAAAATAAAATTTATTGGAGGAGCTGGAACAGTTACAGGTTCAAAAACATTAGTAGAAAGTAATGGTGTGCGGATTTTGATAGATTGTGGACTTTTTCAAGGGATAAAACCTTTGCGAGAGCTTAATTGGAACCCTCTTCCAGTTTTGCCTTCAACTATTGATTTTGTTCTATTGACCCATGGACACTTAGATCATTGTGGTTGGTTGCCAGTTTTAGTTGAACAGGGATTTAAAGGAAAAATTTATTGTTCAAGCCCAACCAAGGATATTGCTAAGTTGATTCTTTTGGATAGTGGTAAAATTCAAGAAGAAGAAGCGTACAAAGCAAATAAGGAAAAATATTCTAAACATGAAGTCGCTAAACCTTTATATACTGCTGCGCAAGCCGAGAAAGTATTTCCTTTTTTTAGAGTTGTTAATGTAAAGGAAACAGTTCCACTGGATGCTGAAATTTCAGCAGTTTTTACAAATGCAGGACATATCATTGGGGCTTGTAGTGTAGAATTGAGTTTAGAAGGTAAAGTTTTGGTTTTTTCTGGAGATGTAGGTAGGGATAATGATGTTTTAATGTTTCCACCCACAAGGCCAACAAAAGGGGATTATATATTTCTGGAAAGCACTTATGGTAATCGTCTTCATCCTGAAACGGATGCGAAATTAGAATTGGAAACGTATATCAATTCTACTTTTAAAAATGGTGGGACAGTAATAATTCCCTCTTTTGCTGTAGAGCGGGCACAGAGTATAATGTATTTATTATGGAAGTTAAAAACGGATAAAAAAATCCCAGACATTGAATATATTATTGATTCCCCGATGGGAGTAAGTGCATTTGATGTTTTTTTTAACAATTTAAAATGGCATAAGCTTTCCATAGACGATTGCGTGGCTATGAGTAAAATGTTCACGATGATTACGGATTATAAAGATACAATAGAGGCTATTTATAATAAAAAACCAAAAGTAGTAATTGCTGCTAGTGGAATGGTGACTGGAGGACGTGTTTTAAGTTATTTAACAAATTACATTGGATTACCAGAGACTACTATTATTATTGTGGGGTACCAAGCGGAAGGAACTAGAGGACGCAAATTACTTGAAGGTGCCAAAGAAGTTAAAATTTACGGAAAATATTATCCTGTTTTAGCTAAAATTCTTGACATTGAAGGGCTGTCAGCACATGGTGATCAAAAGGATTTACTTAATTGGCTTTCGGCCTTAGAAAATAAACCTAAAAAAGTATTTTTAGTCCATGGGGAAAATATTCCTGCTGATGAGTTGCGTATAAAAATTAATGAACATTATGGATTTGATTGTGTCATTCCACTAATGGGACAAGAATTTGACCTTTAA
- a CDS encoding restriction endonuclease codes for MKIVKHSGDIVDFEPEKLKVSLLKSGASPVIVEDILNKIKNELYEGISTKHIYKRAFLLLKKEANSHAARYNLRAALQLLGPAGFFFEKYIARLFDAEKYTTTTNLVLQGKCVSHEIDVLVKKDNVISMIECKFHSSREAASDVKVPLYVLSRFNDLKDRNHMIFSKKDTVSKCWISTNNRFTSDAIAFAKCSGMNLLSWDYPKNNSLKTKNDNDCLYPVTCLTTLSLAEKDKLLFLDVILAKELINNSDALEKISLSSNRIKNVLKEVRELCKCV; via the coding sequence ATGAAAATAGTAAAACACTCTGGAGATATTGTTGATTTTGAGCCAGAAAAACTAAAGGTTTCATTGTTGAAATCTGGTGCTAGTCCTGTTATTGTTGAAGATATTTTGAATAAAATTAAAAATGAACTTTACGAAGGAATTTCAACCAAACATATTTATAAAAGAGCTTTTCTTTTATTAAAAAAAGAGGCTAATTCACATGCAGCCAGATACAATCTAAGAGCAGCACTTCAGTTGTTAGGTCCTGCTGGTTTTTTCTTCGAGAAATATATAGCTCGACTTTTTGATGCCGAAAAATATACAACTACCACAAATCTGGTTTTGCAAGGAAAGTGTGTTTCACATGAAATAGATGTTTTAGTAAAGAAAGATAATGTGATTTCGATGATAGAATGTAAGTTTCATTCTAGTAGGGAAGCTGCCTCAGATGTTAAAGTACCATTATATGTGCTTTCAAGATTTAATGATTTGAAAGATAGAAACCATATGATTTTTTCCAAAAAAGATACGGTATCAAAATGTTGGATTTCAACGAACAACCGATTCACCTCAGATGCAATAGCATTTGCTAAATGTTCTGGAATGAATTTATTGAGTTGGGATTATCCTAAAAATAATAGTTTGAAAACAAAAAACGATAATGACTGTCTTTATCCAGTCACTTGTTTAACCACTTTGTCACTTGCTGAAAAAGATAAATTATTATTTCTGGATGTGATTTTAGCCAAGGAATTGATAAATAATTCAGATGCTTTAGAAAAAATTAGTTTGAGTTCCAATAGGATTAAAAATGTTTTGAAAGAAGTTAGGGAATTGTGTAAATGTGTATAA
- a CDS encoding exosortase F system-associated protein: protein MLKILLTHKFRFVAAALLVLLLILVRAFEDRLFYDPFLNYFKSDFNNLPLPIYSPYRLFIGYLFRYGLNTIISLVLLYVLFKDVEIIKFAAILYLLFFMILIASFYMVINFYGVNNNLFLFYIRRFLIQPIFVLLFIPAFYFQKVNK, encoded by the coding sequence ATGCTAAAAATTCTACTAACACATAAATTTAGATTTGTTGCGGCAGCACTGTTAGTGCTATTACTTATTTTAGTTCGCGCCTTTGAAGACCGTTTATTCTATGATCCTTTCTTAAATTATTTTAAAAGTGATTTTAATAATTTACCGCTACCTATTTATAGTCCATATCGTTTGTTTATAGGTTATTTATTTCGATATGGACTTAATACTATCATTTCGTTAGTGTTGCTTTATGTATTATTTAAAGATGTTGAGATAATTAAATTCGCTGCTATTTTGTATCTGCTTTTTTTTATGATTTTAATCGCTTCTTTTTATATGGTGATTAATTTTTATGGAGTGAATAATAATCTTTTTCTTTTTTATATTAGGAGGTTTTTAATTCAGCCTATTTTTGTCCTATTGTTTATTCCTGCTTTTTATTTCCAAAAGGTTAATAAATGA
- the xrtF gene encoding exosortase family protein XrtF, producing MRKYIVLYKPFLLFLAKFFLTYIILAFVYQMFLNGFESNQTDSITKLVAQNTEQLLKLFHADVVLEENKTDDYIKLIYNQKYVARLIEGCNAISVIILFISFVVSFSGKLKPTVLYIIGGSLGIFFLNVMRIALLCILIYFFPTQESILHGVFFPLFIYGVVFILWVIWVNKFSLYAKNSTNT from the coding sequence TTGAGAAAATATATTGTTTTGTATAAGCCTTTTTTGCTTTTTTTGGCAAAGTTTTTTTTAACCTACATAATATTAGCTTTTGTTTATCAAATGTTCTTAAATGGTTTTGAGAGCAATCAAACAGATTCAATTACAAAATTAGTCGCCCAAAACACAGAACAATTATTGAAACTGTTTCATGCTGATGTGGTACTTGAAGAAAATAAAACAGATGATTACATCAAATTGATTTACAATCAAAAATATGTTGCCAGATTGATTGAGGGGTGCAATGCGATTAGTGTTATTATTTTATTTATTTCGTTTGTAGTTTCTTTTTCAGGAAAATTAAAACCTACAGTTTTATATATTATCGGAGGAAGTTTAGGTATTTTTTTTTTAAATGTGATGCGAATTGCATTATTGTGTATTCTGATTTATTTTTTTCCTACACAAGAATCTATTTTACACGGTGTGTTTTTTCCGTTGTTTATTTATGGAGTCGTTTTTATTTTATGGGTAATTTGGGTTAATAAATTTTCATTATATGCTAAAAATTCTACTAACACATAA
- a CDS encoding GAF domain-containing protein: MTFQELKPKVTAITSNNSLTRDEKLLIICQLLNSSIEYYNWVGFYFANHDTKTLHLGPYVGAETDHTVIPFGKGICGQVAVSNDNFVVPDVAAQDNYIACSFTVKSEIVVPLFANGQNIGQIDIDSHVIDPFTEADERFLEFVNEEVAKLY; the protein is encoded by the coding sequence ATGACATTTCAAGAATTGAAACCAAAAGTAACAGCAATAACATCAAACAATTCACTTACAAGAGACGAAAAATTATTGATCATTTGCCAACTTTTAAATTCCAGCATAGAATACTATAATTGGGTAGGCTTTTATTTTGCAAACCACGATACAAAAACATTACATCTAGGTCCTTATGTAGGAGCAGAAACGGATCATACCGTTATCCCATTTGGAAAAGGAATTTGTGGGCAAGTAGCAGTTTCAAACGATAATTTTGTTGTGCCAGATGTTGCCGCTCAAGACAACTATATTGCTTGTAGCTTTACTGTAAAATCAGAAATTGTTGTTCCTTTATTTGCAAATGGGCAAAACATTGGGCAAATAGACATTGACAGTCATGTGATTGACCCTTTTACAGAAGCGGACGAACGATTTTTGGAGTTTGTAAATGAGGAGGTTGCAAAATTGTATTAA
- the rpsO gene encoding 30S ribosomal protein S15: protein MYLTKEIKEEIFAQHGEKTNTGKAEAQIALFTFRISHLTEHLKKNRHDYNTERSLVLLVGKRRSLLDYLKKKEINRYREIIKVLGIRK from the coding sequence ATGTATTTAACTAAAGAGATTAAAGAAGAAATCTTCGCACAACACGGAGAAAAAACAAACACTGGAAAAGCTGAAGCACAAATCGCTTTATTCACTTTCAGAATTAGCCACTTAACTGAGCACTTGAAAAAAAATCGTCATGATTATAACACAGAGCGTTCATTAGTATTGCTAGTAGGTAAAAGAAGATCATTGTTAGATTACTTGAAAAAGAAAGAAATCAACAGATATCGTGAGATTATCAAAGTATTGGGTATCAGAAAATAA
- a CDS encoding polyribonucleotide nucleotidyltransferase — MIPQLFVESIDLGDGRNITIETGRLAKQADGSVVVRIGKTVILGTVVSSRKASPGIDFLPLTVDYREKFAAAGRFPGGFFKREARPSDSEVLTMRLVDRVLRPLFPDDYHAEVQVMIQLMSYDEDIMPDALAGLAASAALALSDIPFETLISEARVGRIDGKFIINPSRAQLALSDIDMMIGASMDSIAMVEGEMKEISEAEMLEAIKFAHEHIKNQISAQLRLQAAFGKKETRTYEGEREDEAIYAKVKAASYDKIYAIASKGSSKQERTAAFDEVKEEVKALFTEEELAADGDLVSKYFKKTNKEAVRNVTLDLGTRLDGRKTTEIRPIWCEVDYLPSVHGSALFTRGETQALATATLGTSREANQIDSPSEQGEEKFYLHYNFPPFSTGEARPLRGTSRREVGHGNLAQRALKNMIPADCPYTIRVVSEVLESNGSSSMATVCAGTLSLMDAGIQMIRPVSGIAMGLITDGDRYAVLSDILGDEDHLGDMDFKVTGTSVGITACQMDIKIDGLKYEIMEAALAQARDGRLHILGKLIETLAEPKADVKAYAPKIITRRIPNAFIGALIGPGGKVIQELQKTTGTTIVINEDPTTEEGVIEILGTDPAGIEAVLAKIKSITFKPQMNESYEVKVIKMLDFGAVVEYTSAPGNEVLLHVSELAWERTENVSDVVNMGDVFEVKYLGMDPKTRKEKVSRKALLPRPPREERKE; from the coding sequence ATGATTCCACAATTATTTGTAGAAAGTATCGATTTAGGTGATGGCAGAAACATCACAATCGAGACAGGTCGTTTAGCTAAACAAGCTGACGGATCTGTAGTAGTAAGAATAGGTAAAACTGTTATTTTAGGAACAGTAGTATCTTCAAGAAAAGCAAGTCCAGGTATCGACTTTTTACCACTTACGGTAGATTATCGTGAAAAATTTGCTGCAGCAGGACGTTTCCCTGGAGGTTTCTTCAAAAGAGAAGCAAGACCAAGTGATAGCGAAGTATTAACCATGCGCTTAGTAGACCGTGTTTTACGTCCACTTTTCCCAGATGACTATCATGCAGAAGTGCAAGTAATGATTCAATTAATGTCTTACGATGAAGACATTATGCCAGATGCACTAGCAGGTTTAGCAGCATCAGCAGCATTAGCTTTATCTGACATTCCTTTTGAAACATTAATCTCTGAAGCTAGAGTTGGTCGTATCGACGGAAAATTCATCATCAACCCATCTCGCGCACAATTAGCATTATCAGATATTGATATGATGATTGGAGCTTCTATGGATTCTATCGCAATGGTAGAAGGTGAAATGAAAGAAATTTCAGAAGCAGAAATGCTTGAAGCAATTAAATTTGCTCACGAACATATTAAAAATCAAATCTCTGCTCAATTGCGTTTACAAGCTGCTTTTGGAAAAAAAGAGACTAGAACGTATGAAGGAGAAAGAGAAGATGAAGCAATTTACGCTAAAGTAAAAGCGGCATCTTACGATAAAATTTACGCTATTGCAAGCAAAGGTTCTTCTAAACAAGAACGTACAGCTGCATTTGACGAAGTAAAAGAAGAAGTTAAAGCATTATTTACTGAAGAAGAATTGGCGGCTGATGGAGATTTAGTTTCTAAATACTTCAAGAAAACAAACAAAGAAGCAGTTCGTAACGTAACTTTAGATTTAGGAACCCGTTTAGACGGAAGAAAAACTACAGAAATCAGACCAATCTGGTGTGAAGTAGATTACTTACCATCTGTACACGGATCTGCATTGTTTACTCGTGGAGAAACGCAAGCTTTGGCAACAGCAACTTTAGGAACATCTAGAGAAGCAAACCAAATTGATTCTCCATCAGAACAAGGTGAAGAGAAATTCTACCTACATTATAACTTCCCTCCTTTCTCAACTGGTGAAGCTCGTCCTTTAAGAGGAACTTCAAGAAGAGAAGTAGGTCACGGAAACTTGGCTCAAAGAGCATTAAAAAACATGATTCCTGCTGATTGTCCTTATACAATCCGTGTTGTATCTGAAGTATTAGAATCGAATGGTTCTTCTTCTATGGCAACTGTTTGTGCTGGAACATTATCATTAATGGATGCTGGTATTCAAATGATTCGTCCCGTTTCTGGAATTGCAATGGGATTGATTACTGACGGAGATCGTTATGCTGTATTGTCTGATATTCTTGGTGATGAAGATCACTTAGGAGATATGGACTTTAAAGTAACAGGAACTTCTGTAGGTATTACTGCTTGTCAAATGGACATCAAGATTGACGGATTGAAATACGAGATTATGGAAGCAGCACTAGCTCAAGCTCGTGATGGACGTTTACATATTCTTGGTAAATTAATCGAAACTTTAGCTGAGCCAAAAGCAGATGTTAAAGCATATGCTCCAAAAATCATTACAAGAAGAATCCCTAATGCTTTCATTGGAGCATTGATCGGACCTGGTGGAAAAGTGATTCAAGAATTACAAAAAACTACAGGAACTACAATTGTTATCAATGAAGATCCAACTACTGAAGAAGGAGTTATTGAAATTTTAGGAACTGATCCTGCTGGAATTGAAGCAGTATTGGCTAAAATTAAATCAATCACTTTCAAGCCTCAAATGAATGAGTCTTACGAGGTAAAAGTAATCAAAATGCTAGATTTTGGTGCAGTTGTAGAGTATACATCAGCTCCAGGAAACGAAGTTTTATTACATGTATCTGAGTTGGCTTGGGAACGCACAGAAAATGTTTCTGATGTAGTGAACATGGGTGATGTTTTTGAAGTGAAATACTTAGGTATGGATCCAAAAACTAGAAAAGAAAAAGTGTCAAGAAAAGCACTTTTACCAAGACCTCCACGTGAGGAAAGAAAAGAGTAA
- a CDS encoding RNA polymerase sigma factor RpoD/SigA, which translates to MRQLKITKQVTNRETASLDKYLQEIGKVDLITADEEVELAQKIKAGDQKALEKLTKANLRFVVSVAKQYQNQGLTLPDLINEGNLGLIKAAQRFDETRGFKFISYAVWWIRQSILQALAEQSRIVRLPLNKIGSINKINKMYALLEQSNERPPSAEEIAKELDMTVNDVKESMKNSGRHLSMDAPLVEGEDSNLYDVLRSGESPNPDRELIHESLRTEIERSLETLTPREADVVRLYFGLGDQHPMTLEEIGETFDLTRERVRQIKEKAIRRLKHTSRSKILKTYLG; encoded by the coding sequence ATGAGACAACTAAAAATTACCAAGCAGGTAACGAATCGTGAAACTGCATCATTAGACAAATATTTACAAGAAATTGGAAAAGTTGATCTTATTACCGCTGACGAAGAAGTAGAATTAGCTCAAAAGATTAAAGCTGGTGATCAAAAAGCACTAGAGAAATTAACAAAAGCCAACTTACGTTTCGTAGTTTCGGTAGCAAAACAATATCAAAACCAAGGATTAACGCTTCCCGATTTAATTAACGAAGGAAATCTTGGTCTTATAAAAGCAGCACAACGTTTTGATGAAACACGTGGTTTCAAATTCATTTCGTATGCCGTATGGTGGATTCGTCAATCGATACTTCAAGCATTGGCTGAACAATCCCGTATCGTTCGTTTACCATTAAATAAAATTGGTTCTATCAATAAAATCAACAAAATGTACGCTTTATTAGAGCAATCTAACGAGCGTCCACCATCTGCTGAGGAAATTGCAAAAGAATTGGACATGACCGTAAATGACGTAAAAGAGTCAATGAAAAACTCTGGACGTCACTTATCAATGGATGCGCCGCTTGTAGAAGGAGAAGATTCTAACCTTTATGACGTTTTACGTTCTGGTGAATCTCCTAATCCAGACAGAGAATTAATCCACGAATCATTGCGTACCGAAATCGAGCGTTCATTAGAAACATTGACTCCTAGAGAGGCTGATGTGGTTCGTTTGTACTTTGGTCTTGGTGATCAACACCCAATGACTCTTGAGGAAATAGGTGAAACTTTTGACCTAACTCGTGAGCGTGTTCGTCAAATCAAGGAAAAAGCAATCCGAAGATTGAAACACACTTCAAGAAGTAAAATATTAAAAACCTACTTAGGTTAA
- the rpe gene encoding ribulose-phosphate 3-epimerase, whose product MKNTLIAPSVLAADFANLQRDIEMINNSEADWFHIDIMDGVFVPNISYGMPVLEAINKHAKKTIDVHLMIVDPDRYIKTFADLGANILSVHYEACTHLHRTLQAIKAEGMKAGVAINPHTNVDLLEDVINDIDLVCIMSVNPGFGGQSFIENTYTKVKKLKELITRKGANTIIEIDGGVTNKNAKQLVEAGADVLVAGSYVFKAENPTATIADLKKLTTL is encoded by the coding sequence ATGAAAAATACACTTATTGCTCCATCAGTATTAGCGGCCGACTTTGCTAACCTGCAACGTGACATTGAAATGATTAACAACAGTGAAGCAGATTGGTTTCATATTGATATTATGGATGGAGTTTTTGTACCCAACATCTCTTACGGAATGCCCGTTTTAGAAGCAATCAACAAACATGCTAAGAAAACAATCGACGTACACTTGATGATTGTTGATCCTGATCGCTACATTAAAACCTTTGCAGACTTAGGAGCAAATATCCTTAGTGTACATTACGAGGCTTGTACTCACCTGCACAGAACGCTTCAGGCAATCAAAGCAGAAGGAATGAAAGCTGGTGTTGCCATAAATCCTCATACTAACGTTGATTTATTGGAAGACGTAATCAATGATATTGATTTAGTTTGCATCATGAGTGTAAACCCAGGTTTTGGCGGACAATCTTTTATAGAAAACACCTACACTAAAGTTAAAAAATTAAAAGAATTAATCACGAGAAAAGGAGCCAACACCATTATTGAAATTGACGGTGGAGTTACCAATAAAAATGCTAAACAACTAGTCGAAGCAGGAGCTGATGTTCTTGTTGCAGGAAGCTATGTTTTTAAAGCAGAAAACCCAACAGCAACTATTGCCGATTTAAAGAAATTGACCACTCTATAA
- a CDS encoding carbohydrate kinase family protein encodes MNAKYTLSAVCFGEVLWDIFPTHKKIGGAPLNVALRMNSLGVETTMISRVGEDENGEDILSFLNKQEVTTDLIQVTKEYKTGAVHVMINEKGNASYDILYPSAWDKIVETEVMDKVISEADVFVFGSLASRDEVSRETLNSLLDKAKYKVFDANLRSPYYTAEVLNELMQKADFIKLNDEELREISRELGSPYNSFEQNIKFIAEKTNSKQVCVTKGEFGAVLYYNDKFYYNSGYFVKVVDTVGAGDSFLASLLIRLLRGKSPQKALNYACAVGALVAGQEGANPKISEKDIKKFMMI; translated from the coding sequence ATGAATGCAAAATACACTTTAAGTGCAGTATGTTTTGGGGAAGTCCTATGGGATATTTTTCCAACACATAAAAAAATTGGAGGAGCTCCTTTAAATGTGGCTTTACGGATGAACTCTTTAGGGGTTGAAACGACTATGATAAGCCGAGTAGGTGAGGATGAAAATGGGGAAGATATTTTATCTTTTTTAAACAAGCAAGAGGTTACTACTGATTTGATTCAAGTCACTAAGGAATATAAAACGGGTGCCGTTCATGTAATGATAAATGAAAAGGGAAATGCTTCTTATGATATATTATATCCTTCTGCTTGGGATAAAATTGTAGAAACAGAAGTAATGGATAAAGTGATTTCTGAAGCAGATGTATTTGTCTTTGGGAGTTTAGCTTCTAGAGATGAAGTTTCTCGTGAAACTTTGAATTCCCTATTGGACAAGGCAAAGTATAAGGTTTTTGATGCAAATTTAAGATCGCCTTACTATACAGCAGAGGTGTTAAATGAGCTGATGCAAAAAGCTGATTTTATTAAGTTGAATGATGAAGAGTTACGTGAAATAAGTAGAGAGTTGGGTTCTCCATATAACTCATTTGAACAAAACATAAAATTCATTGCTGAGAAAACAAATTCAAAACAAGTTTGTGTAACTAAGGGGGAATTTGGAGCGGTTTTATATTATAATGATAAATTTTATTATAATAGCGGTTATTTTGTAAAAGTAGTAGATACCGTTGGTGCGGGGGATTCTTTTTTAGCGTCTCTTCTTATACGATTACTTAGAGGGAAATCGCCACAAAAAGCATTAAATTATGCCTGCGCAGTGGGAGCATTAGTGGCAGGACAAGAGGGCGCTAATCCTAAGATTAGTGAAAAGGATATTAAAAAATTCATGATGATTTAA